CAAAGGATAAATTGCTCTTATAGAAAGATTTAAATGCGAAACAAAATAATGTGGAAATTTTGTTAttccaataaaaaaatagattcgATTACACTATTTTAATTTgcaattcttgaaattttttacAACCGCCGAGCCAACTTTAATCccgcaatttttttctttcgcaAATACTTAGTCCTCTTAAGGGAGttcaaaacaaatttaacaCAGCTCTTAATAAACCAAGTCAGATTTTATACTTACAGGAACAGATGATCCAGATGGCAACGGTCTCTTCCCATCTTTCATCAATAACTTTCGTTTTTTAATTTGCTCCTTCACCTCTGATTTTAAATGTTCTATATGTACAATATAAGCTTGCTCCTGGGCCTCCCTTGAATTCATTTTAAGTTCTAATGCTcgcttttctttttctaataaataaatacgATGTTTTAACTCGGCCCGCTCCTCTTTAAGAGCCTGCATCTCTTGCAGTATAACAGCCGTTTCTATGTCCATGTTGAGTTCATGCGTTCTCTCTGCACGTTCTAAAGTTGCACCCTCATCGGTTGGGTTATCACTGTATTCATGTACCGATTCAAGTTCAACAACGGTACCTTTATATATGCCACGTTCAGTTTTAAGTCGTTTAATGTAAGAACGAAGTCTATGTTCTTCGTCTTTAGAGAGTGTGTCCGTGCATACAGAGTTTTGAGAGCTACCCGTGCTCGTACGACTTTTATAACTTCTATCCAGGCTATCCTGTTTCAATTTCTCTTCTGCTGAAGTGATGGCGTTTTCATACTTTTTATCCAGTTTGTGTAGTAGCGATTTTGCTTGCGTCTCGGCGTCCTTACGTTTGCTGTGATATGACTTGATCATGTCCTCCTCTTCGACGTACCCCAGTTGTTGTGAACTCGACGATGCAATTGATATGTTAGAGTGAGAAGACTTAGTCGACGTGAGAGATTTGATTGTATCGAAATTTCCTATCCCAGCCGCTTGACAGTTAGCAGCGTAAATGTCTGCTTCAGATTCTTGCAACTGTAACATCACTTCGTACGTTTCAAGTAAATGTTCCGTGTTTTGCACCGCTAGTGACCACGCGGTACTGTTGGACTCGTATTTACCACACAGGAGACTTAACCGTTCTGCGTTTTGTTTACTCTCATCCAAACTCAACTGCAGCAAATCGTTTTGTGATTGTAAGTGAGCCATACGGCTTTCCAGTCGTTCAACATTGATAGCACCTAAACAGAACAGCGAGaagattttcataaaaaaaacctatcgaaattattaaataattgCTGGAAACGCAAGTTCACTACCTTCTTTACTTTTCTCATCAACTTCTGCGAGAAAATGATGCGCAAGTGTCCTCAACACTTGATCGTAAGTATGATACGTCAACAGCGTGTGTAGTAAAGTTTCTGGTATGCGACCATGTAAGTTACGTATCTAAAGTAAAGTAAATGAGATAAGATTTCAATAAACAAAACCATATTCCGTTACAGAATATGTCGTGAACATTCAGAGTTAACTTACGATAGCCTTTGATATTTCTGATCGATGAGTGTCATCTCCAATTGAAGATCCTAGGTCACTCGATTCCATGTGTTGACCCCTGCGTAAGCTACTCTCGGGACTTATTGTATATCCCTTAGAATTGACGGCGACAAACGCTGAGCTGGGATGTGATGGTAAGCTGTTTGTACTATGACTAGGCGAATTCAACGAATGCTTGCGTGCTTCTGAAGCAGACCGTTGCTGTAAATTAGGCGATTGTCGTGGAAGTATTGGTGACCGATTGTCCAGGCTAGCCGATCGATGCGGCGGTTGGAATGTGTTTTGCTGAGCCCCTCTAGTTTCAGACACAGCACTTGATGACCGCTGCAGCGATTGTGGAGATTGCGAGCGTTCATGGTAGGAACGATCTAGATGTGTCGAGTGTGAACGGCGATGACCAGACCCAGCCGAACCTGTTGATGCGATGGGTGAAGGCTCCCGTACACGGGCTTCGATAGAGTCTTGAAGGCTTCGAttctaaaatttaaacaaaaaatcatgTTATTTGCGAACGCACAAGAACAGCAAACCTGAAAAAAAGAATACAAACAAACCAGTACCTTCTTTCTCagtctttctttttcttctctgATAGTTAGATTCAACGTTTTCACATCTTCAACTTCTTGTTCGGACTTTCTTAATTTCGACCGGAGATAGTTGTTTTCTTGACGAAGCTTTGAGAACTCCTACAAAGAATACTCACATTACTAATTATgacaaaaacaatataaaaaacctaCGGGTTTTTTTGTGCGACTTACACTAAGCTTTTCGAACACGCTCCAATTCGATCCATAACCCGAACTTAAACTAGTAGAACCATAATTTGAACTGCAATTCGAAAATGACGAAATTGCAgacaaacttcttttctttcttcGTTTACTTGATCCGCAAAGCATACTTAAAGCATTCATTTGGTCTAGTTTCATACTGTTTAGCGTACAGATCGAGAATGGGTTTATTATGTACAAGTAAGCGATAATATCAACTGACTCACACCAACGTAGAATCAAAACAGTGATCCACTTAAATACGAACTAGCCATTTTATTTTCTCTCTCAAGTGCTTTTATACTTTTGTGGTTAGGAAGTGTCAAGAGAATTGCGGTCAAACAAATTTAGAAAGCTTGTAATCTTTTCATGAGAAAACTGCTGTAATGTAGTCCACAAAACTAAAACTGACAGTCGCTTTCTCTCTAGATactttcttaatttaacatgaagcTTAACTAGGCGTGCAGGAGCCAATCGTGCATTTAATAAACGATTACTCCCTCTTTATCAATTATTCTGAAAAATCCCTTATGTTGTTATAATAATGAAAAGAATTTTAGATCTGACTACAAATAGTTTAGACACCAAAATTATGAGCGGTAAAAATGCCATACTTATTTACAACATCGACCATGGGAAGTTGTAATTATTGCACATCAGCACTGAGTCAGCGCTATATTTCCTCATTTATTCAACTCATTCTGACTCATGTATTACCCTAAAACCACTTTGACGTTGGCACGCATACAACGTGCGGTTAAAATCAATACACTAGCGAAACAAACAATGACgtcaaaaacaaaatggtagccgtaaacataaacaaatcaATTGATACATACTTCCTCGACATGAGTTGTATTTCCCTTCTGATACACATATCCTTGAACGCTGATGTCGTGCAGCTGTTTCTCCACTAAGACGAGATCAACATAATGTTAACAGATCGACAAAGATTATCAGGATTGAGTAGCTGCAATAAGGTAGGAATTAGTGCAGACTTTAGTATGAATCCAAACACGGTAATATAAACGAATTCAGTTAACGAACTAAtgcatataaagaaaaaaaatactatgATGTCATCGCAATATTATTGCTATTTTGTCTTCCCCCTTCTGATTAATCATATCTAAATGCATCTGTTGAGATTGCCTATTTCCCCCTCGTCTGCGGTAATAATATTTATGTGAAAAGGAGTTACTTAAGCATTTAATGACTGCTAAGTACAGGACACTTAATGCCAATCATGACGTCATAACTTACATGTTCGTTTATCTCGTTTTAAAGAGTCAACTTGGTTTAATAAGTCTTTCAGTTGAGCTTGTGCATTTATGTTAGTCGGTTCCGGTGATTTAGAAACCTAGAAAGTACAACAAACTTTTCAGTTTCCAAATTACGTAAGCCACCGTGTTGGAGATTCTAAGTGTTACGTCATACTTACATTTCTAACTTCCGCCATTATGCTGCTGCTTATGTCTGTTTCACTTGGAGCTAACATATCCTGGTCAGCTTTTTTAGCTTTCCGATCTCCGATTCCTTCAAGAGCGCCGAGAACTCGAGAAAGTTGTTGCTGTAGATCGTCTCCATCTTGCTTTTCCGGATTTTGCTCTCCTCCTTTTTGTGGAGCAGACAAATCGTTGCCGATTGTATCGTGTGCTGTTGCAAGAAAGTTTACTTGGTTTGGTCCTTCGTCATCCAGATGGTGATCGCAGTTTTCACATGAACATTCTGAACAACCATGTGAGCCTAAAATCAAATACATCCGCTTGGAATATCAACAACGACgactacaacaacaaaaaaacagtaaataaaagatatttagaATGTCAAGgatttgaagatattatttcagtTCACCATGTAAGTTGAAAAGTTACCTAGGAAAAGTTAccatgcaaaaaaattatgaaacagACCCTTTTATATGTTAGGTAAAAAAATATACTAGTTCCTGTTCTTTGAAAACGCTTTACCTTTCGTAAAACTTGTGGAGCTAAACGCTCTTTTTATCCTACCCAGTGTGTTTGTTCCTACTGAAAACCATGATGTTCTCTTGCTCGGACTTTTAGGTTGTCTTTGCAAAGAGCTTCTTAGCAGTGACATGTtcccttattatttttttaaagctccTTTTCTCATTAAATAGATTTCCTTCATCGTTTGTGATGAATTAAAACAAACTGTAAATAGGGCTTTGTGTTGCTTCATGTTTCTTATAGAAATAGATGTTAATGAAATTCTTTcattcgtttttttttaacttgcatAAAACAATTTATGAATAGATGTTAAAACacaagcaacaaaaaagctgaaTGACTGAGACCTTAACATAACAACAATGGATTAATCAAGAAAAcctttaaaaacataaacaacagGCTATTTATCCAAAAGCACGAAACTTCGGAAGTAAAAAAGGGAAAGTATAATAAATATTCTCCCATTATAAACCACATTTTTAGTTTGTCTTTGGGAAACGTGAATCTCCAAGTGAGGCTCATAACAAGAAGATATGTTGTGGATAAATATTTGACATTCCAAACTAATTAGCTTAAGTGTTGCCATGGCGTTTTGCACAAACATACTCAGACATCCAATTACAGAACAGTAGTAAAATCGAAACCATGCTAACTTCACGGCACAAAGCTTTTAAGGGAATCTTGGTGAAAATTGACATTTAGTCAACCTGCAGAACGTAAAAGTAACATTGGGCTTAAGGAGGACTGTTAATCAGTCTCATTTTTTCTCAACTTTCctaaaaaatttacaaccaAGTTGACCCACATACCTTGGACTTCCAAATCTGATGTTGATCCTGATCTTCCCTCTTCATCATCCTCCTCCCCCTCCTCATCTTCCTCCTCTTCAATGATAACATTACCATCTGCTTTGTTAAGCTTCCGTCGTAATTCTGCAATGACACTTTGAAGTTCGGTAATACGCATGGTCTATAAGAAAGGAGTATCATCCAATATATAAGCTAGGGTTTTGACGTTGGAAAATCAGTATAACTGGCAATGCTATATTTCACTATCACATCAGGAATGTAACTTTTTATATTGCAATGACATATGGAATTACTTACATTCTTTATGTTCTACAAACTCACTAATGAAAAGTGAGAGAACATTGCCTCTTTactaattaaaaaagaatttatgaCACCAACAGGTACTTCAATAATAACTTATGTGAAGACTGAAATATTCATGACAACAAGTCTTTCTACTCTGATTTATGCCTTTCTACTCTGATGTATGCCTTTTTACTCCTGTTTTACATACCTGAGATTGTAATTTTTCTTCAAAGTCCTGTTGCATCTTCTGCTTTTCATAATTCCACTGCGACTGTTGTTTTCGTAAGTCATCACGTTCATCACGTACTAGCTGTAAACGACTGTTCAGGTcgtaaatttcatttttataagACGTTAGAGCAGCTAAATGCAACTAAAAAGAAAAGGGATTTGCTGTACTTGCTCAGCCTTCTAATTCAAGTATTTAAAACCAGTTACATGCTTTAGGTTGGCAAAATTGTGTTTCAAGTCGGCAATACATATAAACGAACAAGAGTTAATATATTTAGAGAGAAGAAAGAGCAAAACTACATCAGACTTGAAACCACGCCAAAATTTCAAGATGTGAATCGGGAATTTTTGTTAACAGATTAGCATTTGCCATAGAAAGTTCTAAGTACTGATGCAAATTAGAAAGTCTTTCGTTTATCATTATGCCTATTTGCATAGTGTAGATAAAGTTGGAGTTGTGATTGCTTGTGTACTTGTTTACACCTAAGACAAAAAATGAAGGACAAAGCTACCTTGTATTCCTTCTTCTTTACCTTTAAAATAGAAATCTTTCCCatttgttaaaaagaaattttttcacTGTTCTAAATCCTGATtcactttgaaaaaaatcaaattttcaaCCAAGTAGAAGATTTTctacttatttatctttttttattttttcaaaacaaacagctttatcaaatataaacaaagattttgcttatttttttttaaacagaaaaatttaacattaagagaaagcaaacaaaaaataaaatgtgaagAACACATGTCTTTGCTTTATTGTTTACAAGGATGGTTTCTTACATAATTCATCTTAAAGAAAGATTCAGAAATAGATAATGTTGGAAAAAGCATCATTTTTTATCTCAATAATATATAACACAACCTTAacatctaattttaaaaatactattAAAGCAGCTTAATAAAACTAATATTTCTAaacttttattcagtttcttaGATTTCTAACATTGCGGCAAGTCCTAAAAACAATGCACAAGTATCATGATCTGACTAAGAGGGTCGTTTAGACAAGACAAAAGCGAAGTTCAGGCGAAGTGAAATTCAACAATTCAATTTCACCAAAGTGAAATGTCACCATAAACATTCATGTGGAACAGTCCTAAGAAACGAACTATGGACTAAAGTGATTTAAACCATTTTGAGTTCACTTCAGGTCTTATGCAATACCCCACAAGTATTATCGATAGGTTATAAACAACCTTATCAATTTTCATTGTTCTATAATATTCAATAGGTTCTATATAAGTTCTTTTCAGACACAAGCTTAAGgagatttttcgaaaaaaagttaaaaaattaagcttCATAGACTATTTCAGAATAGGTAGAAAAACAAGTGAAAATGGCAGAATGCCtcagtttaaacaaaaaaaaactaggAAACACTCCGAGgaagcaaaaaacaaacaaaaaaacataccactcttaattttaaaacataaactTTCACACTGTCAACTGAATGAAGCTGACGTTGTCTCTTCATTGTAAACGACTGTATTCTCAATATCCAATTTGATAACTATCtatctttaaaaactttaaagtcAAAGCAACTGCAGTTAAGTTTCCTTTTTCCTTATAGAGATGTGGTTAACTCAAATACATTTTTGAACATAACATTCTCAAAAGCACATTTGCTTCTTACCAGTATTACAAAAACTTGCAAACTTCTTCTGTTGATtcttaaaaatactttaaaaatataaaaaatttatacatttaaaatttatgaagTGTAATAACTAAGATTTTTTATGGCATAgtgacaaactttttttttctcttaaaaactgataagaaacaaagaaaaatagagAATGGAAGTTCATTAATAATAAACGTAACAAGCAGGTGAAGAACACTggtgaaatatcaaaaacagAAATCACTAaggtttttctattttattactGTCTGCATTAAAAAGTGTGAAACTGAGCTGGTTGTTTTATCTTAAGCTACTAGTCGTGTGGTGTGTCAATATGGTGAATAAATTCTTTATGTTCAGGCGACAAAGCACTTTTTATGACTAATCACATTAAGAATGCAGTcgtaaaactgataaaaatcaAACTAATGAAAATTGAGAGGAAAAATGATGGCACAGTTTTAATATGGTAAACTTTTTGTTTACACTGGAATCAAACAACAGAATCAAACAACAGTggcaaaataaatttgttattttttggatttggacttgtttttatatataataagtcaaaaaatataaacagctATTCCAGCcacataaaaacaacaacaaaaagattaaaaaaaaacaacatttttatggACACAACAGTTTAAGCCAAACACATTTATGCAAATTTGTATCAGGGATTGAGATAATATATAGGCATCAAACATGTTAACAATGCTTGCAAAAGAATTGACAACATGCAAAATGCTTAATTTATGATTCACACTTTAGTTATAATATCTTTTATTCAAATGATGCTTATGGTGCCAAACTAATATCACTTGTTTATCAACTTTAAGCAGATTTTAGGAGACAAATAACTTTGTGATGCAGAGCttagaaattaagataaaatctttagtttaaatgaCAACACAAAAACAAGCGTCAcatcttttgttaaaatttatctacaaattttactttaattggAGGGAACACTAAGGAAGATGAAATCAATCTAATTTTTTAGACAccagaaaaaaatgatatataattaaataaacgtcatcatcattatcaccaCTTTCCATGCTAGCATCGGTTGGACAGGCTATATTAATGACCTttttcaatctgatctagactgtggtAGTTCATCAAGTCTGACCTTATTACCtgattaacaaaataaaaaaacaaaaacaaaatataatatcataaacaaaagaaaaaaaaacccaCCTTTTTTGACATCTCTAAGTAGTCTGGACCTGAAGTTTCCCTTGCAtcatcttttatattatttgtctCAATAGGGTATTCGTGCCGTCCATGATTACTCGTTGCATTATTCACAACATTTTTCTCCGAAAACAAGGgatcaataatttttaatttttctaagtGCAACAATGTTTTATGGTCTAAATAATCTTCGATCCCACCACCACTTTTACGATGGGGGTTCGTATCTGAATCCCATGCAGCAGCAAGTTGTTTTATTCTTTCATGACTTAATTCAAGTTCCATATCGAAAGTAGATTGGTAACTCGCTTGTGGCTGTTTTCCTGCCATatctaaaaaacattataaTCACAGTTAAAAGTACATTTATAGCATGTGGAGAAACTTAACCCTGTAAAGATTAGTGTAATGCTATCATGATGGCATCATCATTGTCGTCATggtaaaaattataaatcataTGCATTCTTATAATTAAATGAAGTGATAATTCTTCAGTGCTTTACCTTTTCTGATCTCCTCCTTCCTCGCTCTTCCCTTTTCAGCCATTTGTAATGGCACTTGTGTTTCAGAATCAGTACTGTAATATTCCGGCGAAGAGTCTGAACTAGATTGATTAAATTCCCCACACAATAAAGCGCTATTCTCACAAAATTGAAAGAACTGCGAATAAGATATTTTCCCTGTTTGACTTGCTCCAAACTGCTCAAGTATTTCTGATATGTTTCCTTCCAAACCAATTTGATTACGAACTTCTTCCAAATCAGATCTAAAAAAGCACAAACAAACTCAATGGTCAAAACCTAACAAGAAGCATCATTCCTTGCTCCACATAACAACTCCTTaaatatttcagaaaaaaaactaacaaaaatatttcaagaaTCACTTGAGAATACAGTAAAACACTTCACAATAACTTACAAAATGTTAAGAGGGTGGTACATttaacatttaattgacttcAGGTATCTCAttcaaaaaatcacattttttatttactttatagTGAGGTTAAGTTTATTGTGAAAACTTGCAGTTAGTgtgaagaaattaaaatttaaaagaaaccaAAGTTACTCAGCTACATTAACTTATgtttttgtcaataaaaaaagtatatagtaaAAAAGGGAttagttttttttcaaatcatttaaaaaaaattattgattaaCTTTCAATTAgactttttttaacacaatAGCCATGTGGCAACATAAAACAGTCAGAAGTAGAATGATGAAATCATGGACTGTTAAACACTAAATCTTTTATTATCATAATAAATGaatcataaaaaacatttttactgaaATCAAATCCCTTTTCtacaaaacatttaataaaGCTAAACACAAGAAATAGATGTGGTGTGCCAGACAGTAAACACACTCCAGTCCATCTGAATACACATTTATTACAAAGTAAACTATCGTCATAACTTGCTTGGCCACATATAAACCTACATTATAATAACGAGACAAtaatgaaagaaaaacaaaagttcATAACttaacacaaaaatattttaaaaacacttttatgACTAAAAGTATTTAACTATAAACATTCAAGAAAAGTGTATACatccaaaaataatttttcacttaTAATTAAACAGCCAATTGAGAATGATTTcacatttctttaataattcaattctataggtaaaaaaagtaaaattactcATTCAGTATTTTAGTGAATACCTTTATAAactttgaaaatgtttacataatttttaatttgtatctAAGTGCATTACTTTCACACAGGAGGTAGTATATATTTCATTAGTTGGAACTTTGGTATtgaatttctttaataattttcatCAAAGCAGGAAATTTGCAATACAGTGCCGGTAATTATTTTCACATGAAATTATGTTTAATTAAGAAGAAATGAATTGTTTATAAATATTTGCATGTTACTTTTCGTTACAAAACCACAACATGAATATGCTATCACAAAGTATTCACTTTTTTTCTCGACAGCTTAAAAtggaatttgtattttttaactataggaaaaacaaacaaaaaccaaTCAAcactaattaaaataaattatctGGTAAAATTGTTACAAGAACAGTCTATAAAAAGTAACACAGACTTGTTTGGACCGGTTTCAGTCAGGGGAAAATATTGTCTTGTCATATTatgcaataaaataataaaatttttaatacataaaaatttcattattttataaaaaaatataacatacaGTTTGTTCTAGCACACACTGGCAAAGTTATTATATGACCTTTGCAATATTTTTGAAACCTGAAAAGCATAACCCTAAAAATAAAGCATAACTCAAGCCTATAACATTCAAAAATTTACCATCTCAGAAAGAAAACACCAGTTTATGTCCTTTGCACAGTAAGGTGTAATGGCCAATTCACACACTTACATATATAGTTAAATTTCTGCTCATTTTAGGTAGTGCTTGTGGAAGGAGGAATTAAAAGAACAATCACCGACCTATAATTACACTGTCCTTGCTTTATGAAACTTCTAAAAACATTTAACCTTGTATATATAAACCAT
The genomic region above belongs to Hydractinia symbiolongicarpus strain clone_291-10 chromosome 4, HSymV2.1, whole genome shotgun sequence and contains:
- the LOC130641781 gene encoding uncharacterized protein LOC130641781 isoform X2: MYHPLNILSDLEEVRNQIGLEGNISEILEQFGASQTGKISYSQFFQFCENSALLCGEFNQSSSDSSPEYYSTDSETQVPLQMAEKGRARKEEIRKDMAGKQPQASYQSTFDMELELSHERIKQLAAAWDSDTNPHRKSGGGIEDYLDHKTLLHLEKLKIIDPLFSEKNVVNNATSNHGRHEYPIETNNIKDDARETSGPDYLEMSKKLHLAALTSYKNEIYDLNSRLQLVRDERDDLRKQQSQWNYEKQKMQQDFEEKLQSQTMRITELQSVIAELRRKLNKADGNVIIEEEEDEEGEEDDEEGRSGSTSDLEVQGSHGCSECSCENCDHHLDDEGPNQVNFLATAHDTIGNDLSAPQKGGEQNPEKQDGDDLQQQLSRVLGALEGIGDRKAKKADQDMLAPSETDISSSIMAEVRNVSKSPEPTNINAQAQLKDLLNQVDSLKRDKRTLEKQLHDISVQGYVYQKGNTTHVEEEFSKLRQENNYLRSKLRKSEQEVEDVKTLNLTIREEKERLRKKNRSLQDSIEARVREPSPIASTGSAGSGHRRSHSTHLDRSYHERSQSPQSLQRSSSAVSETRGAQQNTFQPPHRSASLDNRSPILPRQSPNLQQRSASEARKHSLNSPSHSTNSLPSHPSSAFVAVNSKGYTISPESSLRRGQHMESSDLGSSIGDDTHRSEISKAIIRNLHGRIPETLLHTLLTYHTYDQVLRTLAHHFLAEVDEKSKEGAINVERLESRMAHLQSQNDLLQLSLDESKQNAERLSLLCGKYESNSTAWSLAVQNTEHLLETYEVMLQLQESEADIYAANCQAAGIGNFDTIKSLTSTKSSHSNISIASSSSQQLGYVEEEDMIKSYHSKRKDAETQAKSLLHKLDKKYENAITSAEEKLKQDSLDRSYKSRTSTGSSQNSVCTDTLSKDEEHRLRSYIKRLKTERGIYKGTVVELESVHEYSDNPTDEGATLERAERTHELNMDIETAVILQEMQALKEERAELKHRIYLLEKEKRALELKMNSREAQEQAYIVHIEHLKSEVKEQIKKRKLLMKDGKRPLPSGSSVPDDETLSTHSSSTHSTTPGQSEFLQYSSTDEIPVDLIEASRRERKLKHRIQELVDTLEKLSKNSEIRHKQTAEYISDLKRANGALVTAYEKAKKRHASRLKKFEQQLVQMAEKYQIQVRALKEQIAVLKETPSGAQLLQTETSL
- the LOC130641781 gene encoding colorectal mutant cancer protein-like isoform X3; this translates as MKRQRQLHSVDSVKVYVLKLRVLHLAALTSYKNEIYDLNSRLQLVRDERDDLRKQQSQWNYEKQKMQQDFEEKLQSQTMRITELQSVIAELRRKLNKADGNVIIEEEEDEEGEEDDEEGRSGSTSDLEVQGSHGCSECSCENCDHHLDDEGPNQVNFLATAHDTIGNDLSAPQKGGEQNPEKQDGDDLQQQLSRVLGALEGIGDRKAKKADQDMLAPSETDISSSIMAEVRNVSKSPEPTNINAQAQLKDLLNQVDSLKRDKRTLEKQLHDISVQGYVYQKGNTTHVEEEFSKLRQENNYLRSKLRKSEQEVEDVKTLNLTIREEKERLRKKNRSLQDSIEARVREPSPIASTGSAGSGHRRSHSTHLDRSYHERSQSPQSLQRSSSAVSETRGAQQNTFQPPHRSASLDNRSPILPRQSPNLQQRSASEARKHSLNSPSHSTNSLPSHPSSAFVAVNSKGYTISPESSLRRGQHMESSDLGSSIGDDTHRSEISKAIIRNLHGRIPETLLHTLLTYHTYDQVLRTLAHHFLAEVDEKSKEGAINVERLESRMAHLQSQNDLLQLSLDESKQNAERLSLLCGKYESNSTAWSLAVQNTEHLLETYEVMLQLQESEADIYAANCQAAGIGNFDTIKSLTSTKSSHSNISIASSSSQQLGYVEEEDMIKSYHSKRKDAETQAKSLLHKLDKKYENAITSAEEKLKQDSLDRSYKSRTSTGSSQNSVCTDTLSKDEEHRLRSYIKRLKTERGIYKGTVVELESVHEYSDNPTDEGATLERAERTHELNMDIETAVILQEMQALKEERAELKHRIYLLEKEKRALELKMNSREAQEQAYIVHIEHLKSEVKEQIKKRKLLMKDGKRPLPSGSSVPDDETLSTHSSSTHSTTPGQSEFLQYSSTDEIPVDLIEASRRERKLKHRIQELVDTLEKLSKNSEIRHKQTAEYISDLKRANGALVTAYEKAKKRHASRLKKFEQQLVQMAEKYQIQVRALKEQIAVLKETPSGAQLLQTETSL
- the LOC130641781 gene encoding colorectal mutant cancer protein-like isoform X4, which produces MGKISILKVKKKEYKLHLAALTSYKNEIYDLNSRLQLVRDERDDLRKQQSQWNYEKQKMQQDFEEKLQSQTMRITELQSVIAELRRKLNKADGNVIIEEEEDEEGEEDDEEGRSGSTSDLEVQGSHGCSECSCENCDHHLDDEGPNQVNFLATAHDTIGNDLSAPQKGGEQNPEKQDGDDLQQQLSRVLGALEGIGDRKAKKADQDMLAPSETDISSSIMAEVRNVSKSPEPTNINAQAQLKDLLNQVDSLKRDKRTLEKQLHDISVQGYVYQKGNTTHVEEEFSKLRQENNYLRSKLRKSEQEVEDVKTLNLTIREEKERLRKKNRSLQDSIEARVREPSPIASTGSAGSGHRRSHSTHLDRSYHERSQSPQSLQRSSSAVSETRGAQQNTFQPPHRSASLDNRSPILPRQSPNLQQRSASEARKHSLNSPSHSTNSLPSHPSSAFVAVNSKGYTISPESSLRRGQHMESSDLGSSIGDDTHRSEISKAIIRNLHGRIPETLLHTLLTYHTYDQVLRTLAHHFLAEVDEKSKEGAINVERLESRMAHLQSQNDLLQLSLDESKQNAERLSLLCGKYESNSTAWSLAVQNTEHLLETYEVMLQLQESEADIYAANCQAAGIGNFDTIKSLTSTKSSHSNISIASSSSQQLGYVEEEDMIKSYHSKRKDAETQAKSLLHKLDKKYENAITSAEEKLKQDSLDRSYKSRTSTGSSQNSVCTDTLSKDEEHRLRSYIKRLKTERGIYKGTVVELESVHEYSDNPTDEGATLERAERTHELNMDIETAVILQEMQALKEERAELKHRIYLLEKEKRALELKMNSREAQEQAYIVHIEHLKSEVKEQIKKRKLLMKDGKRPLPSGSSVPDDETLSTHSSSTHSTTPGQSEFLQYSSTDEIPVDLIEASRRERKLKHRIQELVDTLEKLSKNSEIRHKQTAEYISDLKRANGALVTAYEKAKKRHASRLKKFEQQLVQMAEKYQIQVRALKEQIAVLKETPSGAQLLQTETSL
- the LOC130641781 gene encoding uncharacterized protein LOC130641781 isoform X1, whose amino-acid sequence is MIRNEPEEHHAKFRRNLSTSMDDFVKKIFVACDKDRDGYLDRSDLEEVRNQIGLEGNISEILEQFGASQTGKISYSQFFQFCENSALLCGEFNQSSSDSSPEYYSTDSETQVPLQMAEKGRARKEEIRKDMAGKQPQASYQSTFDMELELSHERIKQLAAAWDSDTNPHRKSGGGIEDYLDHKTLLHLEKLKIIDPLFSEKNVVNNATSNHGRHEYPIETNNIKDDARETSGPDYLEMSKKLHLAALTSYKNEIYDLNSRLQLVRDERDDLRKQQSQWNYEKQKMQQDFEEKLQSQTMRITELQSVIAELRRKLNKADGNVIIEEEEDEEGEEDDEEGRSGSTSDLEVQGSHGCSECSCENCDHHLDDEGPNQVNFLATAHDTIGNDLSAPQKGGEQNPEKQDGDDLQQQLSRVLGALEGIGDRKAKKADQDMLAPSETDISSSIMAEVRNVSKSPEPTNINAQAQLKDLLNQVDSLKRDKRTLEKQLHDISVQGYVYQKGNTTHVEEEFSKLRQENNYLRSKLRKSEQEVEDVKTLNLTIREEKERLRKKNRSLQDSIEARVREPSPIASTGSAGSGHRRSHSTHLDRSYHERSQSPQSLQRSSSAVSETRGAQQNTFQPPHRSASLDNRSPILPRQSPNLQQRSASEARKHSLNSPSHSTNSLPSHPSSAFVAVNSKGYTISPESSLRRGQHMESSDLGSSIGDDTHRSEISKAIIRNLHGRIPETLLHTLLTYHTYDQVLRTLAHHFLAEVDEKSKEGAINVERLESRMAHLQSQNDLLQLSLDESKQNAERLSLLCGKYESNSTAWSLAVQNTEHLLETYEVMLQLQESEADIYAANCQAAGIGNFDTIKSLTSTKSSHSNISIASSSSQQLGYVEEEDMIKSYHSKRKDAETQAKSLLHKLDKKYENAITSAEEKLKQDSLDRSYKSRTSTGSSQNSVCTDTLSKDEEHRLRSYIKRLKTERGIYKGTVVELESVHEYSDNPTDEGATLERAERTHELNMDIETAVILQEMQALKEERAELKHRIYLLEKEKRALELKMNSREAQEQAYIVHIEHLKSEVKEQIKKRKLLMKDGKRPLPSGSSVPDDETLSTHSSSTHSTTPGQSEFLQYSSTDEIPVDLIEASRRERKLKHRIQELVDTLEKLSKNSEIRHKQTAEYISDLKRANGALVTAYEKAKKRHASRLKKFEQQLVQMAEKYQIQVRALKEQIAVLKETPSGAQLLQTETSL